The sequence below is a genomic window from Sediminispirochaeta bajacaliforniensis DSM 16054.
AGATGATTACTATTCAGAAATAATTAAGAGATTAGATTCAAAAAATGTTTTAACTATATTTCTTACAAATCATTCTTTTTTTATGAAATCTGAGCTTATTGAAATATTACAAGAAGAATTTGCTCAGATACTATTGGATATTGTAGATGTACATCCATACTTATTTGATATCAACTTAAATAGAATATCGTTGTTCCATGATAGTTTTATATCATTCTTAAGAAAGGATAATAATTTTCTAGAAAGTAAACAAATACAGGTCAATGAGTATGTAAAAGCATCAATACTTTCTAAGGATGTAAAGTTTTTATCAAGGTTTGCTTTTTTTAAATTTAATCTTGAAGACATTAAGGAAATATTAAAAAAATATTGCTCGTTGCAAGTACTTAAAGAATTATTAACTTTAACATTTGATTTCGAATCAATCCGAGATTTTTATAGGCAGTTAAGAGATGCACTTTTATTAATTAATGCCAAAGATTTAGAGATTATTGAATATTACAATCTATCCATTATTGAGAATATAATTGAAAGAGATCATCTATCTTCAATTTTCAGTTTTTACTATATTTTTGTGAAAGCGATTCTTGCTGAAGGGTTTTCAGAAAAAAATATTACGAGCTCAGGTTATCTTTTTGGGATGTTTTTATACTTAAGAAAAAATGACCCACAGTTTTTATATAAAGTTACTAATGATAATCATTTTAGCACAGATCGATTTTATGATGAATTAGATAATGCAGTTCAAGAAGAAGATCAATTTTTCTATTTCTATAAAGAAAGAGAATTTGTCTGTACAGAAGAAGAATATCTTGAATTAGTTAAAGATAAAAAAGAATATGAACTTCATGAGATACTAACCCATTTCTTAACCCGTATTTATTTTTTTGATGTTGATGGATATCATTTGAATAAGTTGAAAGAGATTATAAATCTTTATGTCTCAGGAAATGAAATAGAGGCTGAATATCAATTATATTCATTATTTAGGAATATAAATTTTACGCAGTTTTGGATGAAGCGGATTCTTTCAGATGCAAGAGAAAAGATAGCTGCATTAGGTGCAATTTTTCCCAATAATGAATATGTTTATATGGATTTAAAATCTATTATTTTTGATTATAATCATTTGGGATCTTTTTTCTTATGGCCGAAAATCCAGAATAAATTAAGACTAGATTTATATAATGAAGAAGCAACATGTATAACGGATATTGGATTGTTTCTTCCTATGTATTTTAATAGAAAGGATTACACTGTCATTGAAATAAGTACTGCCCTTACCGTATTCGAAAAATATGACTTTCTAGACAGTAAAAAGTCATGTAGCATTATTAAGCATATTCAACGTATGTCTGAAAAAGGAATTCGTACCATATTTAATGATTATATTATTGAACATGATCCATCTATACTTTTAATGATAGACCAAAATTTTAATATCGAGGAGTTGCAAATTTATTGGTTTGATCTACCAAAGGAGTATATCAATGTCTTCACTGACAAGATATTTAATTATGCTTTTTATAACTTAAGAAGATATAATTCCCATTCGAAAGAAATAAATATCAGCGATATTGAAAATTTGATAGATTCCACTCGGTGGAATGAGGCAAAAGAAATATTAGAATATCTCAAATTTAGTATTGTTATCCCTTCAGGTAATAAGTTTTATTTAGAAACTCTCCACTATGATATGTCGCTAATAAAAGAAACGCATAGTGAAAAAAAAGAGGAAGATACGAATGAAGGAGATTTTACTCGAAAAGGCTACATATCAAAGGATGATATTGAGACTCTTAAAGATAGAGGATTAAGCCCAGCAGAGGTTGCAAGTTATCCTGACGGTTGGCATAGTATGCTATCTGATTTATCAATTTATGATTTTTATGAAAATGATATGGTAAATAGAGATATGAAGGAAATCATATATAATGCGATTACTGGTAATATTCGTTCAATTAGTATGTTTGGAAATTTATATCATTTATTGGGAAATGTACCAGCCTTGCTAGAGAAATACTGCAGTGGTGAAGGAATACAGTTATTATATTCATCATTTATTGATTTTTTAGAAATATCTTTTCTAAACGATTTTGGTACAAGAAAACAGTAGAACAAGCAAATGCAACTGACCTGGCTAATGTCACAGAATCTGCTTATGCACATTCTGCGCCAAAATACGCCAGGCAGCTGATTTGGGCGTTATCTTTAACAAAAGGGGAAAGTAGAAAAAAATATGTCTGATTTAAGTAATAAGGAAAAACGATATTTCGAAATGTTATTTGATATGGGATCAGGCTATGTATTAGATTTCTCGAATAGAACATTTGAAGAGTTCTTCATAGATGAACTAAACGTTGAAATATACAATGAAAAGTATAACTATTACTCAGGATCGAAAGCGAATAGACTACGTGGCTATTGGTCAGAAGAAAGTAACTATAATGTTGGTCGTGCTCTAAATGCTTTGTTAGATCATTATAAGTTTCTTACTGAGACATCGGATTTCTATAAAGATCAATGGAATGAAGAAGTATTTAACAGATGCAGGGGAGTTGTTGAAAGACTTCTATCTGATACTCCTGTTGAGGATATACAAGTATTTGAGCGAATTACAGGTGACGAGGATTTCGATAAGCTTTCATCTATTATTAAGGAATGTATTGAAAGAAATGAACCTGAAACAGGATTAGATCGTCTACATACT
It includes:
- a CDS encoding NACHT domain-containing protein, with the protein product MDIERTIESIEIEYDTDSNFDDLYIRSGSKSFYCPMKDFDSIELSDLAINPNSINIKNRTHKLSNDVNIIFFKSINIVPNTEILGIEAYLLEKVYLISLSREESLVKIENFYSQDIKRDLRIQQFFENCMDQRKRVINNHDLPIIDIFDKELYEPTVNVGEIPSLDSNELLIIGKPGIGKSHLVNVIKEQFSHVLLYRFWISNQDKDYENRLKYHCFIYDLGKELFNDQIQRNEDEIIEEINRQNRIVIIDGLDHVENYNSDDLEKFIRFFNKLKKKNKIIILSRPLKINLDYYSISMTTWSEDQSYKVLSELYHISDYSIMRRIHTISKGYPLILRYISSHFLKTKEIPELGSLDDLDDYYSEIIKRLDSKNVLTIFLTNHSFFMKSELIEILQEEFAQILLDIVDVHPYLFDINLNRISLFHDSFISFLRKDNNFLESKQIQVNEYVKASILSKDVKFLSRFAFFKFNLEDIKEILKKYCSLQVLKELLTLTFDFESIRDFYRQLRDALLLINAKDLEIIEYYNLSIIENIIERDHLSSIFSFYYIFVKAILAEGFSEKNITSSGYLFGMFLYLRKNDPQFLYKVTNDNHFSTDRFYDELDNAVQEEDQFFYFYKEREFVCTEEEYLELVKDKKEYELHEILTHFLTRIYFFDVDGYHLNKLKEIINLYVSGNEIEAEYQLYSLFRNINFTQFWMKRILSDAREKIAALGAIFPNNEYVYMDLKSIIFDYNHLGSFFLWPKIQNKLRLDLYNEEATCITDIGLFLPMYFNRKDYTVIEISTALTVFEKYDFLDSKKSCSIIKHIQRMSEKGIRTIFNDYIIEHDPSILLMIDQNFNIEELQIYWFDLPKEYINVFTDKIFNYAFYNLRRYNSHSKEINISDIENLIDSTRWNEAKEILEYLKFSIVIPSGNKFYLETLHYDMSLIKETHSEKKEEDTNEGDFTRKGYISKDDIETLKDRGLSPAEVASYPDGWHSMLSDLSIYDFYENDMVNRDMKEIIYNAITGNIRSISMFGNLYHLLGNVPALLEKYCSGEGIQLLYSSFIDFLEISFLNDFGTRKQ
- a CDS encoding abortive infection family protein, producing the protein MSDLSNKEKRYFEMLFDMGSGYVLDFSNRTFEEFFIDELNVEIYNEKYNYYSGSKANRLRGYWSEESNYNVGRALNALLDHYKFLTETSDFYKDQWNEEVFNRCRGVVERLLSDTPVEDIQVFERITGDEDFDKLSSIIKECIERNEPETGLDRLHTFTVKYIRKLCEKHKIDFDREKPLHNHFGKYVKHIVESGKIQSKMTERILKSSISLLDAFNDVRNNKSFAHDNDLLGYSESLLIFRNVASSIKFIEYIEGESDGKAEDEEAMDWDDF